The following are encoded in a window of Sulfitobacter sp. S190 genomic DNA:
- a CDS encoding glutathione S-transferase has product MKLYYAPTSPYVRKVMIVLHETGQMDDVELVNAHTTPIAADTALLAKNPLAKVPALERPDGPTLYDSRVITAYLDDRRGGRLYPSGARRWDTLTLEATADGILDAALLMTYETRLRPEEKRMEAWVDGQWDKIARACATLNTRWMSNLQGPLDMGQIAVACALAYVDFRHGARDWRSGNDALATWFAAFESREAMQSTVPPAG; this is encoded by the coding sequence ATGAAACTCTACTATGCCCCAACGTCGCCCTATGTGCGCAAGGTGATGATCGTGCTGCACGAGACGGGCCAGATGGATGATGTCGAGCTGGTCAACGCTCATACCACGCCGATCGCGGCGGACACGGCGCTTCTGGCGAAAAACCCGCTCGCCAAGGTGCCCGCACTCGAGCGGCCCGACGGTCCCACGCTGTATGACAGCCGAGTGATCACGGCCTATCTGGACGACCGCCGCGGGGGGCGCCTGTATCCGTCGGGGGCGCGGCGCTGGGATACGCTGACGCTGGAGGCAACGGCAGACGGTATTCTGGATGCGGCGCTGTTGATGACCTACGAGACGCGGCTGCGCCCGGAAGAAAAGCGGATGGAGGCATGGGTCGATGGCCAGTGGGACAAGATCGCGCGCGCCTGTGCCACGCTCAACACCCGTTGGATGAGTAACCTGCAGGGCCCGCTCGATATGGGGCAGATCGCGGTGGCCTGTGCGCTGGCCTATGTCGATTTCCGGCACGGCGCGCGCGATTGGCGCAGTGGCAACGACGCGCTCGCCACATGGTTTGCCGCGTTCGAATCGCGCGAGGCCATGCAATCGACGGTCCCACCGGCGGGGTGA
- the petA gene encoding ubiquinol-cytochrome c reductase iron-sulfur subunit has product MSQADDTAGNRRDFLYYATAGTGAVAVGAAVWPLVNQMNPSADVLALSSIRVDVGDLEPGSQLTVKWLGKPVFIRRRTEEEIEAAREVALADLPDPVAQNENIGEADASDANRTLDEAGEWLVMMGVCTHLGCVPLGDAGDFGGWFCPCHGSHYDTAGRIRKGPAPTNLPVPPAVFLDDTTIQLG; this is encoded by the coding sequence GTGTCTCAAGCAGATGATACCGCAGGTAACCGGAGGGATTTCCTCTATTATGCGACCGCAGGGACCGGCGCCGTGGCCGTTGGCGCCGCTGTCTGGCCTTTGGTCAACCAGATGAACCCGTCGGCCGACGTTCTCGCGCTGTCGTCCATTCGCGTGGACGTGGGCGATCTGGAGCCGGGCTCGCAGTTGACGGTCAAGTGGTTGGGCAAACCGGTGTTCATCCGCCGCCGTACCGAAGAAGAAATCGAAGCGGCCCGCGAAGTTGCGCTTGCCGATCTGCCCGATCCTGTCGCGCAGAACGAAAACATCGGTGAGGCAGACGCATCGGATGCCAACCGGACGCTGGACGAAGCGGGCGAATGGCTTGTGATGATGGGTGTGTGTACGCACCTTGGCTGCGTACCATTGGGTGATGCGGGTGATTTCGGCGGTTGGTTCTGCCCCTGCCACGGGTCGCACTACGACACCGCAGGCCGGATTCGCAAAGGCCCCGCGCCGACGAACCTGCCCGTGCCTCCTGCCGTCTTCCTCGACGACACAACAATTCAACTCGGTTAA
- the petB gene encoding cytochrome b, translated as MSGIPHDHYEPKSGGEKWIHSRLPIVGLMYDTLMIPTPKNLNWMWIWGIVLTFCLVLQIVTGIVLAMHYTPHVDEAFASVEHIMRNVNGGYMLRYMHANGASLFFIAVYAHIFRGLYYGSYKAPREITWIIGMLIYLLMMGTAFMGYVLPWGQMSFWGATVITGLFGAIPFIGEPIQTLLLGGPAVDNATLNRFFSLHYLLPFVIAGLVILHIWAFHTTGNNNPTGVPVRTTSKEEAEKDTLPFWPYFVIKDLFALAVILVVFFAVIGFMPNYLGHPDNYIEANALATPAHIVPEWYFLPFYAILRAFTSEVWVVQIASFLTGGIVDAKFFGVLAMFGAIAVMAAVPWLDTSRVRSGRYRPMFKWWFALLVVDFFALMWLGAMPAEEPYATFSLIGSTYWFAYFLVILPLLGVIEKPLEQPETIEADFKEHYAPKAGGTKTIVNPAE; from the coding sequence ATGTCTGGAATTCCTCACGACCATTACGAACCCAAGTCCGGCGGCGAAAAGTGGATCCACTCGCGCCTGCCGATCGTGGGTTTGATGTATGACACGCTGATGATCCCCACACCCAAGAACCTGAACTGGATGTGGATCTGGGGCATCGTGCTGACCTTCTGTCTGGTGTTGCAAATCGTGACCGGCATCGTGCTGGCCATGCACTACACCCCCCATGTCGACGAAGCCTTTGCCTCGGTCGAACACATCATGCGCAACGTGAACGGCGGCTATATGCTGCGGTACATGCATGCCAATGGTGCGTCGCTGTTCTTTATCGCGGTGTATGCGCACATCTTCCGGGGGCTGTACTACGGCTCCTACAAGGCGCCGCGCGAAATCACGTGGATCATCGGCATGTTGATCTATCTGCTGATGATGGGCACCGCGTTCATGGGCTACGTTCTGCCTTGGGGCCAGATGTCTTTCTGGGGTGCGACCGTGATCACCGGTCTGTTCGGTGCGATCCCGTTCATCGGTGAGCCGATCCAGACGCTTCTGCTGGGTGGTCCGGCGGTGGACAACGCGACGCTCAACCGCTTCTTCTCGCTGCACTATCTGCTGCCGTTCGTGATTGCGGGTCTTGTGATCCTGCACATCTGGGCGTTCCACACCACGGGCAACAACAACCCGACGGGTGTGCCTGTGCGCACGACCTCCAAGGAAGAAGCTGAGAAAGACACGCTGCCGTTCTGGCCCTACTTCGTGATCAAGGACCTGTTTGCGCTGGCCGTGATCCTCGTGGTGTTCTTTGCCGTGATCGGGTTCATGCCGAACTACCTTGGCCACCCTGACAACTACATCGAGGCGAACGCGCTGGCGACACCTGCGCACATCGTGCCCGAATGGTACTTCCTGCCGTTCTACGCGATCCTGCGGGCCTTCACGTCCGAAGTCTGGGTGGTGCAGATTGCTTCCTTCCTGACAGGCGGTATCGTTGACGCCAAGTTCTTCGGCGTTCTGGCGATGTTCGGTGCGATCGCGGTCATGGCCGCGGTGCCGTGGCTCGACACCAGCCGTGTGCGTTCGGGTCGGTACCGTCCGATGTTCAAATGGTGGTTTGCCCTGCTGGTTGTCGACTTCTTTGCCCTGATGTGGCTAGGTGCGATGCCTGCGGAAGAACCCTATGCGACGTTCTCGCTGATCGGGTCGACCTACTGGTTTGCCTACTTCCTGGTGATCCTGCCGCTGTTGGGTGTAATCGAAAAGCCTCTGGAGCAACCCGAAACCATCGAAGCCGACTTCAAGGAGCATTACGCCCCTAAAGCCGGTGGCACGAAAACAATCGTGAATCCTGCGGAGTAA
- a CDS encoding cytochrome c1, translating to MIKATLVSAVLAVAAVPAAFAAGAESAHKIENIDFPFDGPFGAYDVNQLQRGLQIYTEVCSACHGLQYVPLRTLSDDGGPQLPEEQVIEYAKQFEIYDAELDDFREAVPTDHFPMSGLENAPDLSLMAKARAGFHGPYGLGINQFLKGTGGAEYIAALLHGYTGEEKEQAGVTLYENKYFPGGWIAMAPPLYDEAVEFEDGHANSVEAMSEDVAAFLMWTAEPKLGARKQAGFAGVIFLTLLSVLLYLTNKRLWASVKGKKKE from the coding sequence ATGATCAAAGCAACCCTGGTATCCGCCGTTCTGGCCGTTGCCGCTGTACCTGCCGCATTTGCGGCGGGTGCGGAAAGCGCCCACAAGATCGAAAACATCGACTTTCCGTTCGATGGGCCGTTCGGGGCGTATGACGTCAACCAACTGCAGCGCGGTTTGCAGATCTACACCGAAGTCTGTTCGGCGTGCCACGGTCTGCAATACGTGCCGCTGCGGACGCTGAGCGACGACGGTGGTCCACAGCTGCCCGAAGAGCAGGTGATCGAATACGCCAAGCAGTTCGAGATCTATGACGCCGAGCTGGACGATTTCCGCGAAGCCGTGCCGACGGATCACTTTCCGATGTCCGGTCTGGAAAATGCGCCGGATCTGTCGCTGATGGCGAAGGCCCGCGCGGGTTTCCATGGCCCTTACGGGCTGGGCATCAACCAGTTCCTGAAAGGCACTGGCGGGGCGGAATACATCGCGGCCCTGCTGCATGGCTATACCGGTGAAGAGAAAGAACAAGCCGGTGTGACGCTTTACGAGAACAAGTACTTCCCCGGAGGCTGGATCGCGATGGCGCCGCCGCTTTATGACGAAGCGGTCGAGTTCGAGGACGGTCACGCCAACAGCGTCGAAGCGATGTCCGAGGACGTTGCGGCGTTCCTGATGTGGACCGCAGAGCCCAAGTTGGGCGCGCGCAAGCAGGCCGGGTTTGCGGGTGTGATTTTCCTCACGCTGCTGTCTGTGCTGCTGTACCTGACCAACAAGCGCCTGTGGGCGTCCGTGAAGGGCAAGAAGAAAGAGTGA
- the mtaB gene encoding tRNA (N(6)-L-threonylcarbamoyladenosine(37)-C(2))-methylthiotransferase MtaB translates to MTAPVFSNHGCRLNQYELEAMKELAGEAGLRDAVVVNTCAVTAEAVRKARQDIRKLRKANPNARLIVTGCAAQTEPDTFSRMDEVDAVIGNTEKMQPDTWKGLAADFIGETETVQVDDIMSVRETAGHLIDGFGTRSRAYVQVQNGCDHRCTFCIIPYGRGNSRSVPAGVVVDQIKRLVDKGFNEVVLTGVDLTSWGADLPATPKLGDLVMRILRLVPDLPRLRISSIDSIEVDENLMQAIATEPRLMPHLHLSLQHGDDLILKRMKRRHLRDDAIRFAQDARALRPDMTFGADIIAGFPTETDAHFENSLRLISECDLTWLHVFPYSKREGTPAAKIPNQVSGPVAKERAAGLRAAGDAQVQKHLAAQVGQDHRVLMENPNMGRTAQFAEVHFDTPQTEGLIVPVRIAGHQGTYLTA, encoded by the coding sequence ATGACCGCCCCCGTCTTTTCAAATCACGGCTGCCGCCTGAACCAGTACGAGCTGGAAGCCATGAAAGAGCTCGCCGGTGAGGCAGGTCTGCGCGATGCGGTCGTGGTAAACACCTGCGCCGTCACCGCCGAAGCGGTCCGCAAGGCCCGTCAGGACATCCGCAAGCTGCGCAAAGCGAACCCGAACGCACGGCTCATCGTGACCGGCTGCGCCGCACAGACCGAACCCGATACGTTTTCCCGTATGGACGAAGTCGACGCTGTGATCGGGAACACCGAAAAAATGCAGCCCGATACGTGGAAAGGGCTGGCCGCTGATTTCATCGGTGAAACCGAAACCGTGCAGGTCGATGACATCATGTCCGTGCGCGAAACGGCCGGCCATCTCATCGACGGCTTCGGCACCCGCAGCCGCGCCTATGTACAGGTTCAAAACGGCTGCGATCACCGCTGCACCTTCTGCATCATCCCCTACGGTCGCGGCAATTCACGCTCCGTGCCCGCCGGTGTCGTCGTGGACCAGATCAAGCGATTGGTCGATAAGGGCTTTAACGAAGTCGTGCTGACCGGTGTCGATCTGACCAGCTGGGGCGCCGATCTGCCCGCTACGCCGAAACTGGGCGATCTGGTGATGCGGATCCTGCGTCTGGTGCCGGACCTGCCGCGCCTGCGCATCAGCTCGATCGATTCGATCGAGGTGGACGAAAACCTGATGCAGGCCATCGCGACCGAACCCCGTCTGATGCCCCATCTGCACCTGTCGCTCCAGCACGGGGACGACCTGATCCTCAAACGGATGAAACGCCGCCACCTGCGCGATGACGCCATCCGCTTTGCCCAAGACGCGCGCGCCCTCCGGCCCGACATGACTTTCGGCGCCGATATCATCGCGGGCTTTCCCACCGAAACCGATGCGCATTTCGAAAATTCCCTACGCCTGATTTCGGAATGTGACCTCACGTGGCTGCACGTTTTTCCCTACTCCAAACGCGAAGGCACGCCAGCCGCGAAAATCCCCAATCAGGTCAGTGGCCCGGTCGCGAAGGAGCGCGCCGCGGGTCTGCGTGCCGCCGGGGACGCCCAGGTGCAAAAACATCTCGCCGCGCAGGTCGGGCAGGACCACCGCGTGTTGATGGAAAATCCCAATATGGGCCGGACAGCCCAGTTTGCCGAAGTGCACTTCGACACGCCGCAGACCGAGGGCCTGATCGTGCCCGTCCGCATCGCCGGACACCAAGGTACATATCTGACGGCCTGA
- the dapF gene encoding diaminopimelate epimerase — protein sequence MRRMSETQIKSLPFMKMHGLGNDFVVVDARAHEIPLPQGVITGIAHRQKGIGFDQLAVIENGTADAHLVFYNADGSTSAACGNATRCIARHLMDETGATQLHLTTDRGDLYARDTGDGITSVNMGQPQLDWQDIPLAHETDTLALPIDGAPTATGMGNPHCTFFVDDADAVDLETFGAAHEHHPLYPQRTNVQVAQIIGPDHIRMRVWERGVGITLASGSSSCATAVAAARRGLTGRSVRIDLDGGTLHIDWRDDGVWMTGPTMHVADGTFTPDFIKSCL from the coding sequence ATGCGGCGCATGAGCGAAACACAGATTAAATCGCTGCCCTTCATGAAGATGCACGGGCTTGGCAACGACTTTGTCGTTGTGGATGCGCGCGCGCATGAAATCCCGCTGCCCCAAGGGGTTATCACCGGCATCGCGCATCGGCAGAAAGGAATCGGTTTCGACCAGCTCGCGGTGATCGAGAACGGCACCGCCGATGCTCATCTGGTTTTCTACAACGCGGACGGATCGACATCGGCGGCCTGCGGCAATGCGACACGCTGCATTGCGCGCCACCTGATGGACGAAACCGGCGCGACGCAGCTGCACCTGACGACCGACCGTGGCGACCTCTACGCCCGCGACACGGGCGATGGCATCACGTCCGTCAACATGGGCCAGCCCCAGCTTGACTGGCAGGACATCCCGCTCGCCCATGAGACCGACACGCTCGCACTCCCCATCGACGGCGCGCCAACGGCCACCGGCATGGGCAATCCGCATTGCACGTTCTTCGTCGACGATGCAGACGCCGTTGATCTCGAAACCTTCGGCGCGGCGCATGAACATCACCCGCTTTACCCGCAGCGGACCAACGTGCAGGTGGCACAGATCATCGGACCGGACCACATCCGCATGCGGGTCTGGGAACGCGGCGTCGGGATCACGCTGGCATCCGGGTCGTCCTCCTGTGCCACCGCCGTCGCAGCCGCGCGGCGCGGGCTCACCGGACGCAGCGTTCGCATTGATCTCGACGGCGGCACGTTGCACATCGACTGGCGTGATGACGGTGTCTGGATGACCGGCCCGACGATGCACGTTGCCGATGGCACCTTCACCCCCGACTTTATCAAGAGCTGTCTATGA
- a CDS encoding MarR family winged helix-turn-helix transcriptional regulator, which yields MDDKKLENIVGALALALSDGLLRAASGDAPATVSAAALTLIGHAPGITIHELSKGLSLSHPGAVRLVDRMAAEGLVTRQKSDQDRRAVTLYLTDRGTMIERRILASRQGTLHAALGALTPEERQLYATLTQKILTTLVTDGEHAMTICRLCDSVACHDCPVEGELIARAQG from the coding sequence ATGGATGATAAAAAACTTGAGAATATCGTCGGGGCGCTGGCGCTTGCCCTGTCCGACGGTCTGCTGCGCGCGGCGAGCGGTGACGCGCCCGCGACCGTATCAGCGGCGGCATTGACGCTCATAGGCCACGCGCCTGGCATCACCATTCATGAACTGAGCAAAGGACTGTCCCTGTCCCACCCCGGCGCCGTCCGGCTGGTGGACCGCATGGCCGCCGAAGGTTTGGTAACACGGCAAAAATCCGATCAGGACCGCCGCGCAGTAACCCTGTACCTGACGGACCGCGGCACCATGATTGAACGGCGCATCCTCGCCTCGCGGCAGGGTACGCTGCATGCGGCCCTTGGGGCGCTGACGCCCGAGGAACGGCAACTCTACGCCACGCTGACACAGAAAATTCTAACCACGCTGGTCACCGACGGTGAACATGCGATGACGATCTGCCGTTTGTGCGACAGTGTCGCTTGCCACGACTGCCCCGTCGAAGGCGAACTGATCGCGCGCGCGCAAGGCTGA
- a CDS encoding GNAT family N-acetyltransferase yields MTIRTPQTADKPALMALAEATGLFSPEELGGMDHMMTTYFAGEAEPGHFWIVDDAGPQEGGIRGAAYCGPESFAGPGVWNLYFIGVYPDDQNAGRGSKMLHHIEDKLRVDGQRLLLIDTSSGEGFGLTRAFYRKHGYDEEARIRGFYGAEDKVTFRKELTE; encoded by the coding sequence ATGACAATCCGAACGCCACAGACCGCGGACAAACCTGCTCTAATGGCTCTTGCCGAAGCCACCGGCCTGTTTTCGCCGGAGGAGTTGGGCGGCATGGACCATATGATGACCACTTATTTCGCAGGCGAGGCGGAGCCGGGGCATTTCTGGATCGTGGATGACGCGGGGCCGCAGGAGGGCGGTATTCGGGGGGCGGCCTATTGTGGCCCTGAAAGCTTTGCCGGACCGGGGGTGTGGAACCTGTATTTTATCGGTGTGTATCCCGATGACCAAAATGCGGGCAGAGGATCGAAGATGCTGCACCATATCGAAGACAAGCTGCGCGTAGATGGGCAACGACTGCTTTTGATCGACACGTCGAGCGGTGAGGGATTCGGCCTGACGCGGGCGTTCTACCGCAAGCATGGCTACGACGAAGAGGCGCGGATCAGGGGCTTTTACGGGGCCGAAGACAAGGTCACCTTTCGCAAGGAATTGACCGAATAG
- a CDS encoding NADP-dependent isocitrate dehydrogenase, with protein sequence MDKPDIVYTKVDEAPELASASFLPIIQKFAAAAGVSVGTRDISLAGRIIAAFPDNLTDAQRQEDDLAALGQLVKTADANVIKLPNISASVPQLTAAVAELQAQGYAIPDYPHSPSTDEERDIRARFDAIKGSAVNPVLREGNSDRRAAKAVKNYAQSNPHRMGKWSADSKTHVATMGGNDFRSNETSVTLSAAQAGPARIEHTAGDGTVTVLKDGVDFPAGTVVDATFMSAKALSAFLQDQIAKTKDAGILFSIHLKATMMKVSDPIIFGHAVKAFLKPVYEAHGDALAAAGANPNSGLGAVLEAAKSAPNADEILSAIDAAMDANPPLYMVNSDKGITNLHVPSDVIIDASLPALIRAGGKGWGPDGNEADAVCVIPDSSYAAVYDEAIEDCKAHGALDPATAGTVQNVGLMAQKAEEYGSHPTTFEIPADGTVRMIAANGDVLHEHTVEAGDIWRSASTRKAPIEDWVKLAIERQALEQCEAIFWLDADRAHDAELLKYVRPMLDEAGVADRFQILSPREATKISFATIRAGDTSIAVTGNVLRDYLTDLFPILELGTSAKMLSIVKLMNGGGLFETGAGGSAPKHVQQLIEENHLRWDSLGEFCALGESLKFLAQVKDNAKAKVLGEAVDAATQGILDHDKSPGRKVGQPDNRDSHYFFALYWAQALAEQTDDADLAAHFAPIAKALAEGEDAVTAELAAVQGKPADIGGYFQSDPAKTAAVMRPSTTLNEIIG encoded by the coding sequence ATGGATAAACCAGACATCGTATACACCAAGGTTGACGAAGCGCCTGAGCTGGCATCGGCATCCTTTTTGCCCATCATTCAGAAATTCGCCGCTGCGGCGGGCGTTTCGGTGGGCACCCGCGACATTTCCCTTGCCGGTCGGATCATTGCGGCGTTCCCCGACAACCTGACGGACGCACAGCGTCAGGAAGACGATCTTGCGGCGCTGGGCCAGCTGGTCAAAACGGCAGACGCAAATGTCATCAAGCTGCCCAACATCTCTGCTTCGGTGCCACAGCTGACCGCTGCGGTGGCGGAATTGCAGGCGCAGGGCTATGCGATCCCCGACTACCCCCACAGCCCATCCACAGACGAGGAGCGTGACATTCGCGCCCGTTTCGATGCGATCAAGGGGTCGGCGGTCAATCCGGTTCTGCGGGAAGGCAACTCCGATCGCCGTGCCGCCAAGGCCGTCAAGAATTACGCACAATCCAACCCCCACCGGATGGGAAAATGGTCTGCAGACAGCAAGACCCACGTCGCAACAATGGGCGGCAACGATTTCCGGTCGAACGAAACGTCGGTCACGCTGAGCGCGGCGCAGGCGGGGCCAGCGCGGATTGAACATACCGCGGGCGACGGCACCGTCACGGTGCTCAAGGACGGTGTCGATTTTCCGGCCGGTACGGTCGTGGATGCCACGTTCATGTCGGCCAAGGCGCTGTCCGCGTTTTTGCAGGACCAGATTGCCAAGACGAAGGACGCGGGCATTCTGTTTTCGATCCACCTGAAGGCCACGATGATGAAGGTGTCCGATCCGATCATCTTTGGTCATGCGGTCAAGGCGTTCCTCAAGCCGGTGTACGAGGCGCACGGCGATGCACTTGCCGCGGCGGGCGCGAACCCCAATTCCGGTCTGGGCGCGGTGTTGGAGGCTGCAAAGTCGGCCCCCAACGCGGACGAAATCCTGTCTGCCATCGATGCGGCGATGGATGCAAATCCACCGCTTTACATGGTGAATTCGGACAAGGGCATCACCAACCTGCACGTGCCTTCCGACGTGATCATCGACGCCTCTTTACCCGCGCTGATCCGTGCGGGCGGCAAGGGCTGGGGACCGGACGGCAACGAAGCGGACGCCGTCTGTGTCATTCCCGACAGTTCCTATGCTGCCGTCTATGACGAGGCGATCGAGGACTGCAAGGCGCACGGCGCTCTTGACCCTGCGACGGCCGGTACGGTGCAGAATGTCGGATTGATGGCGCAAAAGGCGGAAGAGTACGGCTCCCACCCGACGACATTCGAGATCCCTGCAGACGGCACCGTCCGGATGATCGCCGCCAACGGCGATGTCCTGCATGAACACACCGTTGAAGCAGGCGACATCTGGCGGTCGGCCTCGACGCGCAAAGCGCCGATCGAGGATTGGGTCAAGCTGGCCATCGAGCGTCAGGCGCTCGAGCAGTGCGAGGCGATTTTCTGGCTGGATGCGGACCGTGCGCATGATGCGGAGTTGCTGAAATACGTACGCCCAATGCTGGACGAGGCCGGTGTGGCGGACAGGTTCCAGATCCTGTCGCCGCGGGAGGCGACCAAGATCAGCTTTGCCACCATCCGCGCGGGCGACACGTCTATCGCGGTCACGGGCAACGTGTTGCGTGACTATCTGACAGATCTATTTCCGATCCTTGAGCTGGGCACGTCGGCCAAGATGTTGTCGATCGTCAAGTTGATGAATGGCGGAGGTCTGTTCGAGACGGGTGCGGGCGGCTCCGCGCCCAAGCACGTTCAGCAGCTGATCGAAGAAAACCACCTGCGGTGGGACAGTCTGGGCGAATTCTGTGCGCTGGGCGAAAGCCTGAAGTTCCTTGCGCAGGTGAAGGACAACGCCAAGGCCAAGGTGCTGGGTGAAGCGGTCGATGCCGCGACACAGGGTATTCTGGATCACGACAAATCGCCCGGCCGCAAGGTTGGTCAACCCGACAACCGCGACAGCCACTACTTCTTTGCGCTGTATTGGGCGCAAGCACTGGCGGAGCAGACCGACGATGCCGATCTCGCGGCGCATTTCGCGCCGATTGCCAAGGCGCTTGCCGAAGGTGAGGATGCGGTGACGGCAGAGTTGGCGGCGGTGCAGGGCAAGCCCGCTGACATCGGCGGCTATTTCCAAAGCGATCCGGCCAAGACCGCGGCCGTGATGCGCCCCTCCACCACGCTGAACGAAATCATCGGCTGA
- a CDS encoding extracellular solute-binding protein, producing the protein MTRLTIASVAATSLLAGAAFAETEITWWHAMGGALGETVNEVANKFNASQDEYKITPVFKGTYEETLTAGIAAFRAGEQPNVLQVFDAGAATVIGAKGATIAVQDLLEQNGADFSIDDYISGVRYFYADSDGKMIGMPFNSSSPVMYYNVDALEKAGVTPPQTWEEFQSTTAPALKDAGYVALSQSHLPWIFTENFHSRHDLPFATGDNGYEGGDTKILVNNDAIKAHFTAVTDWQDNGYFEWFGTGWGDNQTPFEEGKVAIWLGSSGSFGGLSKLDLPFEFSATYLPYWEAVTTEPKQTFIGGAALFAMAGKDDAENKATAAFFDFMASPETQVFWHKDTGYVPITEAAYEMAKADGYYEEQPAAEIGIKQLSLPAGEHTKGYRMGFYVQIRDVMNREYGRILTGETSVDDAFNNIEAEANKLLERFAKTQG; encoded by the coding sequence ATGACACGCCTCACAATCGCATCTGTCGCAGCGACATCGCTGCTGGCCGGTGCCGCATTTGCGGAAACCGAAATTACATGGTGGCATGCCATGGGCGGCGCCTTGGGCGAAACCGTCAATGAAGTCGCCAACAAATTCAACGCCAGCCAGGACGAATACAAGATCACGCCCGTCTTCAAAGGCACCTATGAAGAAACCCTGACGGCGGGTATCGCCGCGTTCCGTGCCGGTGAGCAGCCCAACGTCCTGCAGGTGTTCGACGCCGGTGCGGCGACAGTGATCGGTGCCAAGGGTGCCACGATCGCGGTGCAGGATCTGCTGGAGCAGAACGGCGCGGATTTCTCGATCGATGATTACATCTCGGGTGTGCGCTACTTCTATGCCGACAGCGATGGCAAGATGATCGGCATGCCGTTCAACTCCTCCTCGCCGGTGATGTATTACAACGTCGACGCGCTGGAAAAAGCGGGCGTTACGCCGCCCCAGACGTGGGAAGAATTCCAGTCGACCACCGCGCCTGCGCTCAAGGATGCCGGTTATGTTGCGCTGTCGCAGTCGCACCTGCCGTGGATCTTTACCGAGAACTTCCATTCGCGCCACGACTTGCCGTTCGCGACAGGCGACAACGGCTATGAAGGCGGCGACACCAAGATCCTCGTGAACAACGACGCGATCAAGGCGCACTTCACGGCCGTCACCGATTGGCAGGACAACGGCTATTTCGAATGGTTCGGCACCGGTTGGGGTGACAACCAGACGCCATTCGAGGAAGGCAAGGTCGCGATCTGGCTCGGCTCCTCGGGGTCGTTCGGCGGTCTGTCCAAGCTGGACCTGCCCTTTGAGTTCTCCGCCACCTATCTGCCTTACTGGGAAGCGGTGACAACCGAGCCCAAGCAGACCTTCATCGGTGGTGCGGCCCTGTTCGCAATGGCGGGCAAGGATGACGCAGAGAACAAGGCAACCGCCGCGTTCTTCGACTTTATGGCGTCGCCCGAAACCCAGGTGTTCTGGCACAAGGACACCGGCTATGTGCCGATCACCGAAGCCGCGTACGAAATGGCAAAGGCCGACGGGTACTACGAAGAGCAGCCTGCAGCCGAGATCGGCATCAAGCAGCTTTCGCTGCCTGCCGGTGAGCACACCAAAGGGTACCGCATGGGGTTCTACGTCCAGATCCGTGACGTGATGAACCGCGAATACGGTCGTATCCTCACGGGTGAGACATCCGTTGATGACGCGTTCAACAACATCGAAGCGGAAGCCAACAAGCTGCTGGAACGCTTTGCGAAAACACAAGGCTAA